In Verrucomicrobia bacterium CG1_02_43_26, one genomic interval encodes:
- a CDS encoding 2-oxoglutarate dehydrogenase E1 component, with product MKALSFANRWNADLIDENYATWLNHPEALSLEWQAFFEGFELAKTPVKTRGVEVLTSEAAAKEANIIGAIFSFRSMGHTQAKINPLNPTPEKNPRLSLERLGLESADLDKEFHTGNYLGGVVMSARQILKQLEETYCGTVGCEYLHIQETAKRRFLQSAMEPTFNKPNFSHDKKVQILRMINKAEIFESFLHTRYVGQKRFSLEGGETLIACLDSIIQECPNRGVEEIVMGMAHRGRLNVLANIMGKSYDFIFKEFTENYIPETIHGDGDVKYHLGYENTYTTHSGKGIDIKLAPNPSHLEAVNPIVEGMTRARQRIRGVEDRGKVLPILIHGDAALAGQGIVAEVFNMARLKGYSTGGTIHIVVNNQIGFTTSPTESRSSRYCTDVAKMIEAPVFHVNGDDPLSVAMVAELALKYRQEFKDDVVIDIYCYRKHGHNEADEPFFTQPLLYKQISQHKPISEVLTNALVQGGSITEAEAQAIKKEFEDSLDDAFHRVKKGESPKAAPKTQRPPQPPYSFEPTKTGVPKNKLEKVAKALSSFPDNFQLNPKIKRQLDNKWKAFESGEGVDWAFAESLAFGSLMQENIPVRLSGQDSERGTFSQRHACFYDVETHERYVPLMHIEADQAMFCVHNSSLSEASILGFDYGYSIDYPQMLCLWEAQFGDFANGAQVITDQFIVCAESKWGVFSGITMLLPHGYEGQGPEHSSGRMERFLQLSAENNIQVCNVTTPAQYFHLLRRQMHRKFIKPLVIMSPKSLLRHKECVSTIDDLSGNTHFHTVLDDHSSNTKAERVIFCSGKVYYDLMHFRNEHDVDNTAIVRIEQLYPFDQEHFNQIAGKYKKAKEFIWCQEEPKNMGAWTYISPILEDNLKKKPLFVGRKASASPATGSLTVHKMEQEIILKAAFGL from the coding sequence ATGAAAGCCCTCTCTTTTGCCAATCGTTGGAATGCTGATTTAATTGATGAAAATTACGCCACCTGGCTCAATCACCCCGAGGCGCTCTCCCTGGAGTGGCAGGCTTTCTTTGAGGGGTTTGAACTGGCTAAAACTCCCGTAAAGACGCGCGGAGTCGAGGTACTTACCTCAGAGGCCGCCGCCAAGGAAGCAAACATTATTGGCGCTATCTTCTCTTTCCGCTCTATGGGCCACACCCAGGCAAAAATCAACCCCCTAAACCCTACCCCCGAAAAAAATCCTCGGCTCTCACTCGAGCGTCTCGGCCTGGAAAGCGCCGATCTTGATAAAGAATTTCATACGGGTAACTACTTGGGCGGTGTCGTCATGTCTGCTCGGCAGATTCTCAAACAGCTCGAAGAAACGTACTGTGGCACCGTTGGTTGCGAATATCTCCACATCCAGGAAACCGCTAAACGTCGCTTCCTCCAGTCTGCCATGGAGCCTACGTTTAATAAGCCTAATTTCTCCCATGATAAAAAGGTCCAGATTTTGCGCATGATCAATAAGGCCGAAATCTTCGAGTCTTTCCTTCACACACGCTATGTCGGCCAAAAGCGTTTCTCATTAGAGGGGGGCGAAACATTAATCGCTTGTCTCGATAGCATCATCCAGGAATGTCCTAATCGGGGCGTTGAGGAAATTGTCATGGGCATGGCACACAGGGGTCGTCTTAATGTCTTGGCTAATATCATGGGCAAGTCTTATGACTTCATTTTTAAAGAGTTTACGGAAAATTATATCCCCGAAACCATCCATGGCGATGGCGATGTCAAATACCACTTGGGTTATGAAAACACCTACACCACCCATTCAGGGAAGGGTATCGATATCAAACTGGCTCCAAATCCTAGCCACTTAGAAGCGGTTAACCCGATTGTTGAGGGTATGACGCGCGCGCGTCAACGTATCCGCGGAGTAGAAGACAGGGGCAAGGTTCTTCCTATTTTAATCCATGGTGATGCCGCTCTCGCCGGTCAGGGAATCGTTGCGGAGGTCTTTAACATGGCTCGCTTAAAGGGTTATTCCACAGGGGGCACTATCCATATTGTTGTTAATAACCAGATTGGCTTCACCACAAGCCCAACGGAAAGCCGCTCCAGTCGCTATTGTACCGATGTCGCTAAAATGATTGAGGCTCCGGTCTTCCACGTGAATGGTGATGACCCGCTTTCCGTAGCAATGGTCGCTGAGCTGGCCTTAAAATACCGGCAAGAATTTAAGGACGATGTCGTCATCGATATCTACTGTTATCGTAAACATGGTCACAATGAGGCAGATGAGCCGTTCTTCACTCAGCCGCTCCTCTATAAACAAATTTCTCAACATAAGCCCATCAGCGAGGTGCTCACAAATGCTCTCGTGCAAGGGGGGTCCATCACCGAAGCCGAAGCTCAAGCGATCAAAAAGGAATTTGAGGATTCTCTAGATGACGCTTTCCATCGGGTCAAAAAGGGTGAGTCCCCTAAAGCCGCTCCCAAAACACAACGGCCGCCTCAACCTCCTTATTCTTTTGAGCCGACAAAAACGGGTGTCCCTAAAAACAAGCTGGAAAAGGTGGCGAAAGCACTCTCTTCCTTCCCGGACAATTTTCAACTTAATCCAAAAATCAAACGTCAGCTAGATAATAAATGGAAGGCTTTTGAATCAGGAGAGGGTGTCGATTGGGCGTTTGCGGAATCCCTCGCGTTTGGTTCGCTCATGCAGGAAAATATTCCCGTTCGTCTCTCTGGTCAGGATAGCGAGCGCGGCACGTTCAGCCAACGGCACGCTTGTTTTTATGATGTAGAAACGCACGAGCGCTATGTCCCGCTTATGCATATCGAAGCGGATCAAGCCATGTTCTGTGTCCATAACTCAAGTCTCTCAGAGGCTTCAATTCTTGGTTTCGATTATGGTTATTCGATAGACTACCCTCAAATGCTTTGCCTCTGGGAAGCCCAATTCGGCGACTTCGCCAACGGTGCTCAGGTGATTACAGATCAATTTATCGTCTGCGCGGAATCCAAATGGGGTGTCTTTAGTGGCATCACAATGCTGCTTCCTCATGGCTATGAGGGGCAAGGCCCAGAGCACTCTTCTGGCAGAATGGAGCGTTTCCTCCAACTGAGCGCGGAAAACAATATACAGGTCTGCAATGTCACCACACCGGCTCAATACTTCCATCTCTTGCGTCGCCAAATGCATCGTAAGTTTATCAAGCCGCTTGTGATAATGTCTCCCAAAAGCCTCCTCAGGCATAAGGAGTGCGTATCCACGATAGATGATTTATCTGGTAACACACATTTCCACACCGTGCTAGATGATCATTCCAGTAACACTAAGGCTGAACGTGTCATCTTCTGCTCCGGCAAAGTCTACTATGATCTCATGCACTTTAGAAATGAGCACGATGTCGATAACACCGCAATTGTCCGTATCGAGCAACTCTACCCGTTCGACCAGGAGCATTTCAACCAAATCGCCGGCAAATACAAAAAGGCAAAGGAATTCATCTGGTGCCAGGAAGAGCCTAAAAATATGGGCGCTTGGACTTACATTTCTCCTATATTGGAAGACAATTTAAAAAAGAAACCGCTCTTTGTAGGTAGAAAGGCTTCAGCAAGCCCAGCAACCGGTTCTTTAACTGTCCATAAAATGGAGCAGGAAATTATCCTGAAAGCCGCCTTTGGCCTATAA
- a CDS encoding dihydrolipoamide succinyltransferase, whose amino-acid sequence MATEVKIPALGESITTGIIAAWHVKNGDVVKAGQLLYDLETDKITSEGHAEVSGKIKLLANEGDEVNIGQAVASIDESVQSPRVDTQSGLPSAADKKPSAEEEKPLSPAVRRLSEETHIDPAMLMGSGKGGRVTKGDMLAATHPTNHEIPRRPEGATSAPIAAAAPKREAGERTSRKKMSPMRARIAQRLVQAKEEAAMLTTFNEVDMSHVMETRKKYQDEFTKKHNTKLGFMSFFIKATVKALQDVPEINAQLDGDYIVQNHFYDIGVAVGGAKGLVVPVIRDCDHLAFHEVEQSLVNYAKKAREGKITIDDMQGGVFTISNGGIYGSMLSTPIINPPQSAILGMHAIKERAVVVNGNIVIRPMMYLALSYDHRIVDGKEAVTFLNKIKESIEDPARILYQI is encoded by the coding sequence ATGGCAACAGAAGTCAAAATTCCAGCCCTTGGTGAATCTATCACCACTGGCATAATCGCAGCGTGGCACGTCAAAAATGGCGATGTCGTTAAAGCAGGTCAGCTCCTCTATGATCTGGAGACGGATAAAATCACATCCGAGGGCCATGCAGAGGTCTCTGGTAAAATCAAGCTCCTGGCCAATGAGGGTGATGAGGTCAATATCGGCCAAGCCGTTGCTTCGATTGATGAATCTGTTCAATCCCCTCGAGTAGATACCCAAAGCGGTCTTCCTAGCGCAGCGGATAAAAAGCCATCGGCAGAAGAAGAAAAACCGCTCTCCCCAGCTGTCCGCCGTCTTTCCGAAGAAACACATATCGATCCCGCAATGCTAATGGGCTCGGGTAAAGGTGGTCGTGTCACTAAGGGCGATATGCTTGCGGCCACACATCCTACTAATCACGAAATTCCTCGCAGACCTGAAGGCGCCACGTCAGCACCAATCGCCGCAGCCGCTCCTAAAAGAGAAGCGGGAGAGCGGACAAGTCGTAAAAAAATGTCTCCCATGCGCGCTCGCATCGCCCAACGGCTTGTTCAGGCCAAGGAGGAAGCAGCCATGCTCACCACTTTCAATGAGGTGGATATGAGCCATGTCATGGAAACGCGTAAAAAATATCAGGACGAGTTTACTAAAAAGCATAACACCAAGCTCGGTTTCATGTCTTTCTTCATCAAGGCTACGGTTAAAGCATTACAGGATGTACCTGAAATTAATGCCCAGCTTGACGGCGATTATATCGTCCAAAACCATTTCTATGACATTGGCGTAGCAGTCGGTGGCGCTAAGGGTCTTGTCGTACCTGTCATCCGCGATTGTGATCATCTCGCATTCCACGAGGTGGAGCAATCTCTTGTGAATTACGCTAAAAAGGCTCGTGAGGGTAAAATCACAATTGATGATATGCAGGGTGGCGTATTCACTATTTCCAATGGTGGCATCTACGGCTCCATGCTCTCTACGCCTATTATCAACCCACCTCAAAGCGCTATCCTTGGCATGCACGCCATCAAGGAAAGAGCTGTCGTGGTAAATGGTAACATCGTCATCCGGCCTATGATGTACCTGGCTCTGTCTTACGACCACCGTATCGTAGACGGCAAGGAGGCAGTCACGTTCCTAAATAAGATCAAGGAAAGCATTGAAGACCCTGCTCGCATCCTCTACCAAATCTAA